The region TCCCCTTGTAAGAGTATATAACTAGCAACCCAATTGGTTTTTGGAGCACAGGTAGTTCATACTTGTCCATCAAGTGGTGTGGTTCGGAGAAAGGCATTTTCACGGAAGGTTGTAAGGCAAAAAGGAACATGACAATCACATATGTAACGGCTGGTCCGAATGGCGAAGAACCATTTACAACTACGAATCGAGAGGAGGTTTATATCCCCAAGGCACCTCCTCCACAGCCACCGATTCAAAGGGGTTCCATCATTACTAATCTAGGGTCCTTGCGGCAAATCAACAAGCAACTTAATGTAGCCTGTGCAGGTTCATAAATGGaatataaagtaaataaagtaagagttatttatactttaacccTTTTTTGGCAGTGTTTTTCCTGTTTGTCTACGGCGGCATGGACTTTGCCCACAGTGCTGGCTGGAATCAGACCCTGAACACCACCGCCACGCAGGTTTTCAAATGCAGTTGGTTCATTGGAGTTCTGGCCGGAGCTGCAGTGGCCTCCCTGGCCATGACCTTTCTGCCGAAGATGACCTTCTACGTGCGTGAAAAACTAACTTTATAGACGACCCCTAGCGGTTACTTTATTTCCTTTAGGTCCTTGGAGGTACAATGCAACTCATTGGATCGATTATTTTCACCTGTGCCCCCTTTCATTACGGATGTCTGCTGGCTGCTCGCTATGTGGCCGGAGCAGGAATCGGATTGATCACGGTTCCCTTCCTCATCCACAGTGCCGAAGTGGCCTCGGACAACTACCGCGGGGTCAGCGGGTCAATGGAGCAGTGTGGCCTGGCTTTGGGCATTGCCATTCAGGTAGCTACTAAAAAAGCTAAAGTTAACACTATGTAACTTCCTATCCTTAGGTTATCTACGATACCCAATGGGTGGATGACAAGGAGGCATCCGTCAACGAGGTTCATGGGATCATTGGTATTGTGTTTTCCCTTCTAGGACTTGGAATGACAGTTCTCTCGATAGAGTCGCCCATCTTCCATCTGCGTCGCAAGCAGGAGGAAGAGGCCCGCGAATGTCACAGGAAACTATTGGGAAGCTTCAACAACTCGGAAGACCTGGCATACGAGGAGGTCAGGCTCTACGTGGAGGAGGGCCACAAGAGAACCTTCTTCCAGGAGCTTTGGAGCTCAGTGGTGCCCTTTATAAAAATGCTGCTCTATCGCGGTTTCGTGGCCTTCTCATTTTCCATGCCCCTCTCCGAGTCCCTGATCAAGAGTGCCCTGCTGACTGAGGGATATATCTCCTGTTGGCCAGTCACAGTTTGGGGATTGGTTCGTCTCCTTGGAACTCTGGTTGCCCAGGGATTTCTGGACAAGATGGGCCGCAAGCTCATCTCGCTCGTGGGCCTACTCTGCATGGCCATCCTGATGCTTTGCATGGCTGTCTCCTATGCAGATCCAGCTAACGTACTCCTCACCTACTACATGAACCAGGTGTGGAAGCTGGGAGTAGCTTTCCAGGCCTTCGCAGGACTCTTCGTCTGCAGCTCATCGGTCTACCTCGGCGAGGCCTTTCCCATGAAAGTGAAACCCTTACTCGTGGGATATATCGTTGGCTTTGAGCAGACGGTCCACATCATCAATATTGTGGGCTACAATCGGGGTTACGAGACTTTCTTCTACCATTACTACTTATCTGTGGGAACCATCCTCTTTGTTGGCGTAATTTTCTTCGTACTCGTAATTCCGGAAACAAAAAAGATAACGCTGCGTGAAGCTAGAAAGCGATTCCAGCGTTTGCACAACATAAGACTATTTTAGTAAATtgaaaaaccaaatatataaactgcaaaaattaaattcgaactGGGTTAAGTTAAAAACTATTTCAATCAAACAGGAAGTTGTcaatttttgttaaagttCTTAATTAGGTAAAAAAGCAAACACGAAACGTATATCTTATCCCCCATTAGTTATCTTTGACATTTGTTAATCAAATCAATTATTTCGGATTGATAACAGTTTTTCGCACAACTTCTAGCGCGTCATCCCCTTATCCATTTTCAATTGGCTTTTTCGAAGACCTCTCATTTTTGGGGGTATACCCCAAAACAATGGCTCATGCTGAACTTTGTGCCTCCTAACCGATCCATTTAACCAAGCTAGCCAGGATACCACAACGCAGTGAGTAACAACACTGAACTCAGGGCCCTTGAATGTTTCTGTGACATTATCACGACTTATCGAGGCTTACTTCAAATGAATCACGGCGAGCGACAGGCCTACCGTAAAGCGGAGTACGCGAGTATCTACCAGCTGataaaatatatcaattaTCAGATATCTTTTTTGCTGATAGCTACTACTTACGCAGAAATACTTCATAAAAGCTCGCCCAGTCTGCAAGTGTCCACCAAAACGAACGAATCGATCCGGCTCCTTGCAAGGGCAAGAAGTATCTAGACCGCTGCCTGGTTACATAAGCTAGGAGTATGACGACCACATATGTCACCGCGGGTCCAGTGCCCGTCCAGCAAACCACCTACATCACCACGGGTCCCGCGCCAGTACAGACCACTTATGTCACCAACGGTCGACTACCtcctccaccaccgccgccacaGACCACGGTGGTCATCACCCAGTCCAACGGACGCTGGGCAACTCCATCTCAAACGCAGTCAGGAACAGCAGGTGAGATTAGAGGAACCAAAAATTCGGCTAAATATAAGAGCTTAAGAAAAACAGCTTTTAACTCCATTATAGTGCcgcaaaaatgtaaaaacttgaaaattgtttagaaaGAAAACAATTGCGATTCCAACAAAATTAGCTTTTCAACTGATAAAATAtcttgaaattgaaattttaccaTGTTTTGGCTATACAGAATCTAAAGAACCTGACTTTGAATTTAACGAAATTCTTTATGCAATCGTTATTATATACTTTCTCCTTATTCAATAACAAAGAAATTACTATACACCATAtattgatttataaaaaattatttccccATGTGATAATACTTATCCCCTAACTTTCTGCCCTACCAGCCGCCCTTCTCTTCGTGTACGCTGGTATGGACATGGCCCAGGGTCTCGGCTGGAACTTGACCACCATTCCCGCCTTTGGCACCCTGGAGTTCCAGTACAGTTGGTTCATTGGCGTCATAATAGGAACTGTGGTGGCCGCCATAACAGCATCTTTTCTGCCCAAAGCTGTGTTTTATGTGAGTGGAGAATCAACGAAGAATTTCCATTTACGTTCCTTATAACTATGATTCTGATCCGCAGGGCCTGGGTGGCGTGATGAACCTGATCGACGCCATTATCTTTGTGAGTGCTCCCTACCAGTACGAGTCCATCCTGGCTGCCCGCTATGTGGGTGGAGTGGGCATCGGGCTGATCACCGTGCCCTTCCTCATCCACAGTGCCGAGATCGCATCCAGTTCGAACCGGGGAACCTGCTGCGCCCTGGAGCAATATGGTTTGGCGCTGGGAGTGGCCATCCAAGTGATCTACGACTCCCAGTGGAGCCCCAGTTTGGGCATGACCATCAACCGGGTGCACGGCATCTTTGGCATCGTTTTCACGGCGATTGCCCTCGGCAGTGTGGCCATTACCATTGACTCCCCCATCTTCTATATCCGCCAGAACCAGGAGCAGAAGGCGCGGGCCAGTGTGAAGCAGCTGATGGGCGTCTTTTGGACCCGCGAGGCTGGAGATCAAGCCTACGACGAGGCCAAGCTGTACGTGGTGGAGGGCAGCAGCCAGGGAGTGGGTGAGCAGCTCAAGGACTCCATGATGCCCTTCCTGAAGCTGCTGCTCTTCCGCTGCTTCGTGGCCTTCACCTTCTCCATCCCACTCTCCGAGTCCATGGTGGAGACCACTCAGCTGGTGGAGGGCACCACCTACTCCTGGCCCACGGTTATATTCGCTGTCCTCCGCCTCATCGGAGCCCTGCTCACATTCGGTATCCTGGACACAGCTGGCCGTAAGTTCGTCTCCCTGCTGGGACTGATGTGCATGGCCGGCTTGATGCTCGGGATGGCCGGAGTCTACGGGGACTACGCCCACTTCGTCGACGACTACTTTATGTGGCAGGTGTGCCGCCTGGGTATGGCATTCCAGTTCTTCGCCGGACTCTTCGTTTGCAGCTCATCCGTCTACCTGGGCGAGGCCTTCCCCATGAGGGTGAAACC is a window of Drosophila biarmipes strain raj3 chromosome 3R, RU_DBia_V1.1, whole genome shotgun sequence DNA encoding:
- the LOC108024640 gene encoding uncharacterized protein LOC108024640, which translates into the protein MTITYVTAGPNGEEPFTTTNREEVYIPKAPPPQPPIQRGSIITNLGSLRQINKQLNVACAVFFLFVYGGMDFAHSAGWNQTLNTTATQVFKCSWFIGVLAGAAVASLAMTFLPKMTFYVLGGTMQLIGSIIFTCAPFHYGCLLAARYVAGAGIGLITVPFLIHSAEVASDNYRGVSGSMEQCGLALGIAIQVIYDTQWVDDKEASVNEVHGIIGIVFSLLGLGMTVLSIESPIFHLRRKQEEEARECHRKLLGSFNNSEDLAYEEVRLYVEEGHKRTFFQELWSSVVPFIKMLLYRGFVAFSFSMPLSESLIKSALLTEGYISCWPVTVWGLVRLLGTLVAQGFLDKMGRKLISLVGLLCMAILMLCMAVSYADPANVLLTYYMNQVWKLGVAFQAFAGLFVCSSSVYLGEAFPMKVKPLLVGYIVGFEQTVHIINIVGYNRGYETFFYHYYLSVGTILFVGVIFFVLVIPETKKITLREARKRFQRLHNIRLF
- the LOC108024632 gene encoding uncharacterized protein LOC108024632, translating into MTTTYVTAGPVPVQQTTYITTGPAPVQTTYVTNGRLPPPPPPPQTTVVITQSNGRWATPSQTQSGTAAALLFVYAGMDMAQGLGWNLTTIPAFGTLEFQYSWFIGVIIGTVVAAITASFLPKAVFYGLGGVMNLIDAIIFVSAPYQYESILAARYVGGVGIGLITVPFLIHSAEIASSSNRGTCCALEQYGLALGVAIQVIYDSQWSPSLGMTINRVHGIFGIVFTAIALGSVAITIDSPIFYIRQNQEQKARASVKQLMGVFWTREAGDQAYDEAKLYVVEGSSQGVGEQLKDSMMPFLKLLLFRCFVAFTFSIPLSESMVETTQLVEGTTYSWPTVIFAVLRLIGALLTFGILDTAGRKFVSLLGLMCMAGLMLGMAGVYGDYAHFVDDYFMWQVCRLGMAFQFFAGLFVCSSSVYLGEAFPMRVKPFLIGLIVCMEQVIHIIVIVKFTPFAEFFYTYFVAVGIIMVIGLVAFAVLMPETRGLTLRQAGERFRRVHDVMAY